Proteins from one Natrinema versiforme genomic window:
- a CDS encoding PD-(D/E)XK nuclease family protein, translating to MSFPRAKSPLQLYDEVKSYDRVITPDGPLASALNRQLDRSHLGPFAIPPRRLAVGRRQESEDRLAFLGMLDHEDFSWKRCAYAVGNILQCWEHRGSHDAIFEYDSYVDDATERAVERIAELETASMKLTNETIDPDLDVVVVEPAMLTQLERAYLPVEYDTVDLFTDTELDLPPFRIHDSPTEIVETVVDSVDDENADNVGIVLDQESEYSPLIESALEAADIPFFGGPGFTDRSEHRLFLHLLRTAHRGTDTRISEIRSLLTVFDCDVNDADTDKRLHEFDDGDLKWLIEFCHGVQEYTFSDALSVFERHANDTLDAFREELETLTIADESVTEARLDDLSFYLQTYEVPVDRENEGVLLADAKSASYVGREVVFYLGLDDRWTHSAPRRPWVDQDAQFTRNLKSFQLLLQSGSQQHYLVQDATGGSSVTPCLYFEELLEPEYDRFSDLCSTNHQIQTAARAGDGFENEPVGVTSDPIETISKSSLNTYVNSPRDYYFSRIVDDPEKAYLTEGNLLHDFAEFYVNHPDAVDEETLSEVVDLMLEEVRPLVRSVDERTRRTEYRASLETIVSYLDANQPTEGAFLTPSSGGDNAVAADFGRDVDSPVTERRFTDEELGINGMIDLVQSDRDLLDYKSGSESSATSIVKHAAIDEPTDEPNFQALLYLTYWRSQTPGEKLSFTFFYVTELVDDVIAGDTNVDDALTTVTYYPESLTEHVQREEFFEYLRKEGAQKCQKILSKIDYQTYDALFDAAPLVETTDSDELIESEFGQTMINRLEAEIGKYKYVTTGSKQVMRAIVDRQKGAFFKRDLDAFESFVDERLVELNRRRTGDEAFPIEGLTGEPNYRWVDNRDLLLEGEQ from the coding sequence GTGTCATTTCCCCGCGCCAAATCGCCACTCCAACTCTACGACGAAGTCAAATCGTACGACCGGGTGATCACCCCGGACGGACCGCTTGCGAGTGCCCTCAACCGCCAACTCGATCGTTCGCATCTCGGTCCGTTCGCGATTCCACCACGCCGGCTTGCAGTTGGTCGACGCCAAGAGTCTGAGGATCGTCTCGCCTTCCTCGGCATGCTTGATCACGAGGACTTCTCCTGGAAGCGTTGTGCCTACGCGGTTGGGAATATCCTCCAGTGTTGGGAACACCGAGGGTCACACGACGCAATCTTCGAGTACGACAGCTACGTCGACGACGCCACCGAACGAGCTGTGGAGCGAATCGCGGAACTCGAGACCGCCTCGATGAAACTCACGAACGAGACCATCGATCCGGATCTCGACGTGGTCGTCGTTGAGCCGGCGATGCTCACCCAACTCGAACGAGCGTATCTGCCCGTCGAGTACGACACGGTCGACCTTTTCACTGATACGGAGCTCGATCTCCCGCCATTCCGTATACACGATTCGCCGACGGAGATCGTAGAGACCGTCGTCGATTCCGTGGATGACGAGAACGCTGATAACGTCGGGATTGTTCTCGACCAGGAAAGCGAGTACTCACCGCTTATTGAGTCCGCCCTCGAAGCGGCCGATATCCCGTTTTTCGGCGGGCCGGGTTTCACAGATCGCAGCGAACATCGCTTGTTCCTCCACCTCCTCCGGACCGCCCACCGGGGGACTGATACCCGAATAAGCGAGATCCGGTCGCTATTGACGGTCTTCGATTGTGACGTCAATGACGCTGACACAGACAAGCGACTGCACGAGTTTGACGATGGAGATCTCAAGTGGCTGATCGAGTTCTGTCATGGTGTCCAAGAATACACGTTCTCGGACGCCCTTTCAGTGTTTGAACGCCACGCCAATGACACGCTTGACGCCTTCCGTGAGGAACTGGAGACACTCACTATTGCCGACGAATCCGTTACGGAAGCGCGCCTCGATGATTTGTCGTTCTATCTCCAGACCTACGAGGTGCCGGTCGACCGAGAGAATGAGGGCGTCCTGCTCGCCGACGCGAAATCGGCGTCGTACGTGGGTCGTGAGGTTGTCTTCTACCTGGGGCTCGACGACCGCTGGACCCACTCGGCACCACGTCGTCCGTGGGTCGACCAGGACGCCCAGTTTACACGGAACCTCAAGAGCTTCCAGCTGCTGTTACAGAGCGGCAGCCAGCAACACTATCTCGTCCAAGACGCGACCGGCGGGTCATCCGTTACGCCGTGCCTGTACTTCGAAGAGCTCCTCGAACCGGAGTACGACCGTTTCTCCGATCTGTGTTCGACAAATCATCAGATCCAAACCGCAGCACGTGCTGGTGACGGATTCGAGAACGAACCCGTCGGCGTGACTTCCGACCCGATCGAGACGATCAGCAAGTCGAGTCTCAACACCTACGTGAACTCCCCACGGGACTATTACTTCAGCCGGATCGTCGACGATCCGGAGAAGGCGTATCTCACCGAGGGCAACCTGCTCCACGACTTCGCGGAGTTCTACGTCAACCATCCGGACGCGGTTGACGAAGAGACACTATCGGAGGTCGTCGACCTCATGCTCGAGGAAGTCCGTCCGCTGGTTCGCTCCGTCGACGAACGGACCCGGCGCACTGAATATCGTGCGAGCCTCGAAACAATCGTCTCATATCTTGACGCGAACCAGCCGACTGAGGGCGCGTTTCTGACGCCGTCCAGTGGAGGTGACAATGCCGTCGCCGCTGACTTTGGTCGGGATGTCGACTCCCCCGTGACTGAACGCCGGTTTACTGACGAAGAACTGGGCATCAACGGAATGATCGACCTCGTTCAGTCGGATCGAGACCTACTCGACTACAAGAGCGGCAGCGAGAGCAGCGCCACCTCGATTGTCAAACACGCTGCGATCGACGAGCCGACAGACGAGCCTAACTTTCAGGCGTTGCTTTATCTCACCTATTGGCGATCACAGACGCCGGGTGAGAAACTCTCGTTCACGTTCTTCTACGTTACTGAACTCGTCGACGACGTGATCGCTGGCGACACCAATGTCGACGACGCACTGACGACTGTAACATACTACCCCGAATCGCTCACCGAGCACGTGCAACGTGAGGAGTTCTTCGAGTATCTCCGTAAGGAGGGGGCACAGAAGTGCCAGAAGATCCTCTCGAAGATTGACTATCAGACATACGACGCGCTCTTCGACGCTGCGCCGCTCGTCGAGACGACCGACAGCGACGAACTCATCGAGTCCGAGTTCGGACAGACGATGATCAATCGGCTCGAAGCGGAGATTGGCAAGTACAAGTACGTGACAACAGGGAGTAAGCAGGTGATGCGAGCAATCGTTGACCGGCAGAAGGGTGCATTCTTCAAACGTGATCTCGATGCGTTCGAATCTTTTGTCGACGAGCGACTGGTGGAACTCAATCGGCGCCGCACTGGCGACGAGGCGTTCCCAATCGAGGGGCTCACCGGCGAGCCAAACTACCGATGGGTTGACAACCGAGATCTCCTCCTGGAGGGTGAACAATGA
- a CDS encoding Cdc6/Cdc18 family protein: MIRDARVLRAGFVPREVEHRDAEVNHLSSVLEPITNGEPADTAIVTGPSGAGKTCISKFVTERLREEVLDVETTYVNCWRNYTRFRTLYQILDDLGATIDIHRQSTPHDELVDRLQQHDGPRTVVILDEVDQLEDPSVIYDLHSLPQFAIICIANKEEELFSRVDDRLVSRLRSSEHVRMDKYHDEQLYDILSARAKWGLDEDVIADDQLYRIADAAAGDARLAIGILRTAAGKADRENHERITDDILLDAAEDARAQIKQKSLDSLTPHQRVVYDIVREHGPVGPSEIHELYTEDVDDPRTKRTIRTYLSKMEQYNLLEAEGTSRDREYSLVDSAAASPMQ, translated from the coding sequence ATGATTCGCGATGCTCGCGTTCTCCGCGCCGGGTTTGTTCCTCGGGAAGTTGAGCATCGCGACGCCGAGGTCAACCACCTCTCCAGCGTTCTCGAGCCCATTACGAACGGTGAACCCGCCGACACGGCCATCGTCACCGGACCCAGCGGCGCCGGCAAGACGTGCATCTCGAAGTTCGTCACCGAACGACTCCGGGAAGAGGTCCTCGACGTCGAGACCACCTACGTCAACTGCTGGCGCAACTACACCCGATTCCGGACGCTCTACCAGATCCTCGACGACCTCGGCGCGACTATCGACATCCACCGGCAGTCGACGCCCCACGACGAACTCGTCGACCGGCTCCAACAACACGACGGTCCGCGAACCGTCGTCATCCTCGACGAGGTCGACCAGCTCGAGGACCCAAGCGTCATCTACGACCTCCACAGCCTCCCGCAGTTCGCGATCATCTGCATCGCGAACAAGGAAGAGGAGCTGTTCAGCCGCGTCGACGACCGCCTCGTGAGTCGACTCCGCTCCAGCGAACACGTCCGGATGGACAAGTATCACGACGAGCAACTGTACGACATCCTGAGTGCGCGGGCGAAGTGGGGCCTCGACGAAGACGTCATCGCAGACGACCAGCTTTATCGAATCGCCGACGCGGCCGCCGGCGACGCCCGCCTCGCAATCGGCATCCTTCGAACGGCCGCCGGAAAGGCCGATCGCGAGAACCACGAGCGCATCACCGACGACATTCTCCTGGACGCCGCCGAGGATGCTCGGGCCCAAATCAAGCAGAAGAGCCTCGACTCGCTCACCCCCCATCAACGGGTTGTCTACGACATCGTTCGCGAACACGGCCCGGTCGGGCCGAGCGAGATTCACGAGCTCTATACCGAGGACGTCGATGACCCACGGACGAAACGGACTATCCGCACGTACCTCTCGAAGATGGAACAGTACAATCTCCTCGAGGCAGAGGGGACGAGTCGGGATCGAGAGTACTCACTCGTCGATTCGGCAGCGGCGTCGCCGATGCAGTGA
- a CDS encoding orc1/cdc6 family replication initiation protein encodes MSNFSFEPTGRIFKEREALLEEWTPETLVGRDQELEQYHAALQPVIESETPSNIFLYGKSGVGKTAATRFLLDQLKESAANVDHLDLHTVEINCDGLNSSYQTAVALVNELRNPANQISNTGYPQASVYQFLFDEIDDLGGTILIVLDEVDHIEDDSLLYKLPRARSNGDISNAKLGVIGISNDLSFRNQLSSKVRSSLCEKEVSFSAYNAMELTKVLRQRESVAFHDDVLENGVIEMCAAYGAKDSGDARQALDLLLESGDIARERKADRVKEDYVQEARERLQTDQIIEGISNYSLHGQLVLWALTVLQEQGETPARTREIRGPYEMLCEQEGNNPVSDRAVREYLAELETLGIIKSTEINRGKGGGKYKKHELNQSTSSVRAGLEELMGTAP; translated from the coding sequence ATGAGCAATTTCAGTTTCGAACCAACCGGCCGGATCTTCAAGGAGCGTGAAGCTCTCCTCGAGGAGTGGACACCAGAAACACTCGTCGGCCGTGATCAGGAACTGGAACAGTACCACGCGGCGCTCCAGCCAGTGATCGAAAGTGAAACACCCTCTAATATTTTTCTCTATGGCAAGAGCGGTGTCGGGAAAACGGCCGCCACTCGATTTCTACTAGATCAACTCAAAGAGAGTGCAGCCAACGTTGACCATCTTGATCTTCATACCGTCGAAATTAATTGTGACGGACTCAATTCTAGCTATCAGACGGCCGTCGCTCTTGTGAATGAACTTCGCAATCCTGCAAACCAGATTTCGAATACGGGCTATCCACAAGCCTCTGTCTATCAGTTCCTCTTTGACGAAATCGACGATCTAGGCGGCACCATTCTCATTGTCCTTGACGAAGTCGACCATATCGAAGACGATAGTCTTCTCTATAAACTGCCCCGAGCGCGATCAAACGGTGATATTTCGAATGCTAAACTTGGAGTGATTGGAATCTCGAATGACTTGAGCTTCCGGAACCAACTCAGTTCGAAGGTTCGCTCTAGTCTCTGCGAGAAAGAGGTTTCATTCAGCGCCTACAATGCGATGGAATTGACCAAGGTTCTGCGACAACGAGAATCCGTGGCCTTCCACGATGACGTCCTCGAAAACGGTGTCATCGAAATGTGTGCAGCATACGGTGCGAAAGATTCTGGGGACGCACGGCAGGCGCTTGACCTCCTGCTCGAGAGCGGTGATATCGCTAGAGAACGGAAGGCTGATCGTGTTAAAGAAGATTACGTCCAAGAAGCCCGTGAACGATTGCAGACTGACCAGATTATCGAAGGAATCAGCAACTACTCGTTGCATGGTCAGCTCGTACTATGGGCACTGACGGTACTCCAAGAGCAGGGCGAGACGCCGGCCCGGACGCGGGAAATCCGAGGACCCTACGAGATGTTGTGTGAGCAGGAAGGGAACAATCCTGTTTCTGACCGAGCAGTTCGTGAATATCTTGCTGAACTCGAGACACTAGGGATTATCAAGTCAACCGAGATCAATCGTGGGAAGGGTGGTGGAAAGTACAAAAAACACGAGTTGAATCAATCGACTTCGAGTGTGAGAGCGGGACTCGAGGAGTTGATGGGGACAGCTCCCTGA
- a CDS encoding SOS response-associated peptidase, with amino-acid sequence MCGRNSLFIDQADLEARFDAEVVTDGGYTPRYNIAPGDDLHIVTNEASDEIDAYHWGLIPFWADEPEEGIINARSETADEKRVFERAWESRPCLVLSSGFYEWRSPNGGSKQPYRIYREDDPAFAMAGLWDVWEGDDETISCVTILTTKPNDLMNSIHDRMPVVLPQDAESDWLAADPDTRKELCKPYPKDDLDAYEISTRVNNPGNDDPQVIEPLDHEQSGLSEYSSG; translated from the coding sequence ATGTGTGGCCGGAACTCGCTCTTCATCGACCAGGCCGACCTTGAGGCCCGCTTCGACGCCGAGGTCGTCACGGACGGCGGGTACACACCCCGATACAACATTGCGCCTGGCGACGACCTCCACATCGTCACGAACGAGGCTTCCGATGAGATCGACGCCTACCACTGGGGACTGATTCCGTTCTGGGCGGACGAACCCGAAGAGGGCATCATCAACGCTCGCTCCGAGACTGCCGACGAGAAACGCGTCTTCGAGCGGGCGTGGGAATCACGTCCCTGTCTTGTCCTCTCGTCGGGGTTCTACGAGTGGAGGTCACCGAACGGCGGGTCGAAACAGCCCTACCGGATTTACCGCGAAGACGACCCTGCCTTCGCGATGGCCGGCCTCTGGGACGTCTGGGAGGGCGACGACGAGACGATCTCGTGCGTCACGATTCTGACGACGAAGCCGAACGACCTGATGAACTCAATCCACGACCGGATGCCGGTCGTCCTCCCGCAGGACGCGGAGTCCGACTGGCTCGCTGCAGACCCGGACACCCGCAAGGAACTGTGCAAGCCGTATCCGAAGGACGATCTAGACGCTTACGAGATCTCGACGCGAGTAAACAACCCCGGCAACGACGACCCCCAGGTCATCGAGCCGCTGGACCACGAGCAATCGGGTCTCAGTGAGTATAGTTCGGGATAG
- a CDS encoding IS1595 family transposase, with the protein MSSAQPAFGAMFRELIELGVVEINTEPLDAGIERRLKDFWENTSCPRCGHTAIQTWPHLDRVWCRGCNFKPVYTYGTPFHEKHLTCGEVLLAFTLYVDTLLSINQIAPLLGRAYKTVHTAIREVEAAIHRGFPVVWKLLDQTIDGPTQVDESGRVCSGYKGQEPPRNSRSRGGSSQRGRSRWRGRHGDQLTLVAACRDSLRVIRGQLGINYEGDLEPVIQETEDLSQPLGEVWTDGLQAYREMKRDHRTVVHKERYVSPDGVHINQAECLFSLVQPWLRKFRGLSKQGLEQAAHTFGIVRSLTLAGESVDSTIDCLVIGAFRSST; encoded by the coding sequence ATGTCTTCTGCTCAGCCGGCGTTCGGCGCGATGTTTCGAGAGCTGATCGAGTTGGGCGTCGTCGAGATCAACACGGAGCCGCTCGATGCGGGCATCGAGCGGCGACTCAAGGACTTCTGGGAGAACACATCTTGTCCACGGTGCGGGCACACCGCCATTCAAACGTGGCCGCATCTCGACCGCGTGTGGTGCCGAGGCTGCAACTTTAAGCCGGTATACACCTACGGAACGCCGTTCCACGAGAAGCACCTCACCTGCGGCGAGGTACTTCTCGCGTTCACGCTCTACGTCGATACGTTGCTCAGTATCAACCAGATCGCGCCGTTGCTCGGTCGAGCCTACAAAACCGTTCACACGGCGATTCGGGAGGTGGAAGCCGCGATCCATCGCGGCTTCCCCGTTGTCTGGAAGCTGCTTGACCAGACCATCGATGGCCCGACGCAAGTCGACGAGTCTGGTAGAGTCTGTTCGGGCTACAAAGGCCAAGAGCCGCCGCGGAACAGCCGTTCTCGCGGCGGCTCGTCTCAGAGAGGGCGCTCACGCTGGCGAGGACGGCATGGTGATCAACTGACGCTCGTCGCGGCGTGCCGCGACTCGCTTCGGGTGATTCGCGGCCAGCTGGGCATCAACTATGAAGGCGATCTGGAACCAGTAATTCAGGAGACTGAAGACCTCTCCCAGCCGTTGGGAGAGGTCTGGACCGACGGACTCCAGGCGTATCGAGAAATGAAGCGTGACCACCGGACAGTCGTCCACAAAGAGAGATACGTATCGCCTGACGGCGTCCATATTAACCAAGCAGAGTGCCTGTTTTCGCTCGTCCAGCCGTGGCTGCGGAAGTTTCGCGGCCTGTCCAAGCAGGGCTTGGAACAGGCCGCTCACACTTTCGGCATCGTTCGGTCACTCACTCTGGCTGGCGAATCCGTCGATTCAACCATTGATTGTCTCGTTATCGGGGCTTTCCGCAGTTCTACATAA
- a CDS encoding type B DNA-directed DNA polymerase produces the protein MPFSIDFLDDGRVIEWEATADGAVATERDDYTPRFYVAVRDPATDLDLTTLQSVYDQHPDVVATEMVARRPGFRRDEEAVLAVDVAHIDRVTPLARQARQLSAYPVGDLACFNVDFSREFRYCLETGADPTPASELSMLRLSVPVTETSNDVYEELSVAGDTVTGSPTDILTAVQGALDAHDPDVLVCSTSEIVPTLYEMATDAGVDDFSLSRWPDVDYQQLASRSTYSSYGRVGHSPARYNVPGRAIIDESNTFFYGETNLEGVLDLVSRSNKPVQELAWASIGNVLTAIQICEAHDRGVLVPWNSWRHEFYKPMGTLHDADRGGFIFAPEVGLHENVHELDFSSLYPNIICTRNVSPDVIRCSCHSDRDDVPGLGYSICDDRGYLVDVLQPIIDARDEIKAAIRREKERDDPDEDRLAELEGRSGALKWILVACFGYQGFSNAKFGRIECHEAINAFAREILLTAKQRLEAGGWRVVHGIVDSIWVTPDPDVDDEDREDFETLATEITERVEIRLEHEAQYDWVAFVPQRESDAGALTKYFGKVAGDDDFKVRGIEARQRSTPPFIEDVQRDCLDRLDATQSPDTVLDCLQDAIKRLHAGTVPVEQLVERNRVSKPLEGYTQNTQNVAALKRARNQDLAIHPGQDIEYVVVNDEKSSRERVALAHEEVESYDASYYETQLVRAVESVLSPLGWDRTEIQREIAEIRETDLTAFTEIGRS, from the coding sequence ATGCCGTTCAGTATCGATTTTCTGGACGACGGGCGCGTCATAGAGTGGGAGGCAACTGCCGACGGCGCCGTCGCGACCGAGCGCGATGACTACACCCCACGCTTCTACGTCGCCGTTCGCGACCCAGCGACCGACCTCGATCTCACGACCCTCCAGTCAGTGTACGACCAGCACCCGGACGTCGTCGCGACCGAGATGGTTGCGCGACGCCCCGGCTTTCGACGAGACGAGGAGGCCGTTCTCGCAGTCGACGTTGCCCACATCGATCGCGTCACTCCACTCGCCCGGCAAGCGCGCCAGCTGTCGGCCTATCCAGTCGGGGATCTCGCCTGTTTCAACGTGGACTTTTCGCGAGAGTTTCGGTACTGTCTGGAGACCGGCGCCGATCCGACGCCGGCGAGCGAGCTGTCGATGCTTCGGCTCAGCGTCCCGGTGACCGAAACGAGCAACGATGTCTACGAGGAACTGTCCGTCGCCGGCGACACCGTCACCGGCTCGCCGACGGATATCCTGACCGCCGTCCAGGGGGCGCTCGACGCACACGATCCGGACGTCCTGGTCTGCTCGACGAGCGAGATCGTCCCGACCCTGTACGAGATGGCGACGGACGCCGGCGTCGACGACTTCTCGCTGAGTCGGTGGCCGGACGTCGACTACCAGCAGCTCGCGAGCCGGTCGACGTACTCGAGCTATGGTCGCGTCGGCCACTCGCCGGCACGGTACAACGTGCCCGGCCGGGCGATCATCGACGAATCGAACACGTTCTTCTACGGGGAGACGAACCTCGAGGGCGTCCTCGACCTCGTGTCGCGCTCGAACAAGCCCGTCCAGGAGCTCGCGTGGGCGTCGATCGGGAACGTCCTCACTGCCATCCAGATCTGTGAGGCCCACGACCGCGGTGTCCTCGTGCCGTGGAACTCGTGGCGCCACGAGTTCTACAAGCCAATGGGGACGCTCCACGACGCCGACCGCGGCGGCTTCATCTTCGCACCCGAGGTCGGCCTCCACGAGAACGTCCACGAACTCGACTTCTCCTCGTTGTATCCGAACATCATCTGTACCCGGAACGTCTCGCCGGACGTCATCCGGTGTAGCTGCCACAGCGACCGCGACGACGTCCCCGGCCTCGGATACTCGATCTGCGACGACCGGGGCTACCTCGTCGACGTGCTACAGCCGATCATCGACGCTCGCGACGAGATCAAGGCGGCCATCCGTCGCGAGAAGGAACGGGACGACCCCGACGAGGACCGGCTGGCGGAACTCGAGGGACGGTCGGGAGCGCTGAAGTGGATCCTCGTCGCCTGCTTCGGCTATCAGGGGTTCAGCAACGCGAAGTTCGGTCGCATCGAGTGCCACGAGGCGATCAACGCGTTCGCTCGCGAAATTCTGCTGACGGCGAAACAGCGACTGGAAGCTGGCGGCTGGCGGGTCGTCCACGGCATCGTCGACTCCATCTGGGTGACCCCGGACCCCGACGTCGACGACGAGGACCGCGAGGACTTCGAGACGCTCGCGACGGAGATCACGGAACGCGTCGAGATTCGGCTCGAACACGAAGCTCAGTACGACTGGGTGGCGTTCGTCCCGCAGCGCGAGAGCGACGCCGGCGCGCTGACGAAGTACTTCGGCAAGGTCGCCGGCGACGACGACTTCAAGGTCAGAGGCATCGAAGCCCGGCAGCGCTCAACCCCGCCGTTCATCGAGGACGTCCAGCGGGACTGTCTCGACCGTCTCGATGCGACTCAATCTCCGGACACCGTACTCGACTGTCTCCAGGACGCAATCAAGCGCCTCCACGCTGGGACGGTGCCGGTCGAGCAGCTCGTCGAACGGAATCGTGTCTCCAAGCCGCTGGAAGGATACACGCAGAACACGCAGAACGTGGCGGCGCTGAAGCGGGCTCGGAACCAGGACCTCGCTATCCACCCGGGACAGGACATCGAGTACGTGGTCGTCAACGACGAGAAGAGCTCGCGAGAGCGGGTCGCGTTGGCCCACGAAGAGGTAGAGTCGTACGATGCGTCGTACTACGAGACACAACTCGTCAGAGCTGTCGAGAGTGTGCTGTCACCGCTTGGCTGGGATCGGACGGAGATTCAACGCGAGATCGCGGAAATTCGGGAAACGGACTTGACCGCCTTCACTGAGATTGGAAGAAGTTAA